The genomic segment AAGGAAAAATATGAAAAAATTTATAACAGCCTCAATATTTCTAGCTATAAGTTTAAATGCTCAAACTTTAGCAACAGTAAATAATCAAGAGATAAAAGTTGAAGATGTAAACAACTTTTTAAAATCAACAGACCAAGATATGGATTATAATAAACTAGACAATAAAGCAAAAAATCTAACTCTTCATCAAACAATAGAAAAAACTCTTTTAATTCAAGAGGCACAAAAAGAAAATCTTGATAAAACAAAAGAGTTTAAAGAAGCTATTGAGGAGTTTAAAAACTCTTTATTAGTAGAATTTTTTATGAAAAATGAGTTTTCAAAGATAGAAATATCAAAAAATGAAGTTGAAAACTACTATAACTCAAACTTACATGAATTTCAGCAAGATAAAAAATTGAAAGCTAGACATATTTTAGTTGAAAATATTAAAACAGCTTCGGATATTATAAAAGAGATTGAAAAGTCAAAAAACAAAGAGCTTACATTTGTAGAACTAGCTAGTAAAAACTCTATTGATGGTTCAAGGCATAGTGGTGGAGAGT from the Aliarcobacter cryaerophilus ATCC 43158 genome contains:
- a CDS encoding peptidylprolyl isomerase — protein: MKKFITASIFLAISLNAQTLATVNNQEIKVEDVNNFLKSTDQDMDYNKLDNKAKNLTLHQTIEKTLLIQEAQKENLDKTKEFKEAIEEFKNSLLVEFFMKNEFSKIEISKNEVENYYNSNLHEFQQDKKLKARHILVENIKTASDIIKEIEKSKNKELTFVELASKNSIDGSRHSGGELGWFSKGDMIDEFWDATLKLKPKEFTKEPVKSMFGYHIIFLDEIQEPLTIKLDQVYSNIENQIRMDKFQSLIDERIKNIKKDANIIIK